In Mycteria americana isolate JAX WOST 10 ecotype Jacksonville Zoo and Gardens chromosome 17, USCA_MyAme_1.0, whole genome shotgun sequence, the sequence CAGACACAAAACCGGTGCAAAATGAAACTGTAGATGTCTggcttccctggggagctgggggggggctcgGTTGGGACGGTTTTATTAACTAGTCCTGTCGTTTTTATGGAACTGGCAGAACTTCTCCCCCTGCATTGTGCTTTAATTGGAGGCTTAAATGGTGGATCCTTAGGAATAAGAGACCGGCCTGGTTCAGAACCCTGCTTTACCCTCAGTGCTGCTGTGGAAGAGCTTTTCACACCGGGAAGGACCTTTAGTAGATAAAggtccctgcctcagtttctctgtctCTGTGCAAGGGATGTGACAACCCTCATGAGATGCCTTGAGATGGGTGGGGAGAAGAGGTAAATGCCATATTGGTTGGGTTGCTGGGCTATTTCCTTCATATTCTTTAGCAGAGCGTTGCCATGGGGTTAAATAAGAGATTTTTTCCAGTGGGAACGCTGCTGTAGGTGCGCAGCCCGTGTGGGTACGGAGGCACTTAGCAGCGATACAAAGCGCGGGGCAGCTTACTGTCGGGAGCAGGGATATGAATTATTTTGTATATGTACAGATAACTGACTTTCTCCACTCATTATTCCCACATGAGGGAAGGCAGGGTGATCCTGAGCCTGGTGGAACGTTCTCAAACCGCTCTGCCAGGGTGGAGGGTTAATAATCAGTTTTCTTGATAGCTCAGCAGCATGTTTTAGTCTTTCCCAGTGCAGAAACTCCCCTGACTCCAGCGTTGCTCCCATCACCAGTTAGCAATTGCAAAATCAGTAATTCGACTACGTGCTTTTGGCTAAAGCAACAGAAGCATAGCAAGAGACTCTGGATACAATTTAAACCCCAAATTCAGCATGGCCACTTACCAGctgtaaaacaaagagaaaaaccagcTCCAAAAGACTGCGAATCAATCAACTCGCTTTGCACCCAGACCCTCTCCCTAACCTCACAACCATAAAACACCATTAAATCTATGTAAGGCCACCCTAAACCGAAGAATCAGCTACCCAGCACCGCACATGGTgggaaataactgaaaatggATATTCTGGGATCACGCTTGCTGCTGTTGGATGAGATCCAGCTACCCTTCTCAGTGGAGACCCGATGCAGGGGGCATGCGGGGGGATGAAACACGCggtggaggggacggggacaACTTACCGCCACGAAGAACATGGTGAAGAAGTAGACCATGGCTTCCATGTGGAAACGTCGCTTGGCCGCGATGCTGATGGTGGGGAGGAAGACCAAGGTGCTGATGGTGGGCAGAAGGAGCTTGGCCACCAGCGAACCCATGGGTGCCTCGCGGGCCAGTGGCTCCCAGAGACGGGGTCTCTGCGAGCTGGACGGGGATGGCGGAGAAAACAGCCGTGGCGAGtgtgctttaaaatttaaatgccCTGTGTGGCCGGGAGGACTGCGGGCAGGGAacagctgctgccgccgccgcagccgccccctTCGCTCCTGTCTCTCCCCAACAGCGAAATTCTTGACACAGCCGGCGGCTCCCAGCGGCAGATGCTCCGCGCCCCCGATATCGCCCCGGGTGTTTCTAAAGGAGCGAAGGGGAATGTCGTCCTTGCACGCCTTGTGCTGGGTGTCGGATCTGGGTGCACAGTGGGTGAGGACTGTGGGTTTGCTTGCtccccatggggacaccccaccTCTGCCTCCACGCCAAGCCTGGGtcagtgctgctggagcagcccggCAGGGAAAAACCATCCTCTGCTCCGCGCTGGCACAAAGTAGGGAAGAACTGGTACGTGGCAGGTACCCGGGGTTTTTAAAACAGTGGGACGTATCCTGCTACCTTTGTTGTACCTGAGGAATACACACCAAGCTCCAAATCTGCCTTTTATTTCCCCACGAGGGCGTACCTGGAGTGGGTGGCCCCGCTCTAGCGGAGCACAGGCGTCGGGGAGCTCGTGCGGTGGAGTGGTGTGCCCTCGAGTTTCTCAGCCGTGCCCTCGGGCTTTGCAGCACGGACACCCCCGGGAGACCTGTCTGAAATCCAGGAGCTGAGCGTCTCCGGGGTGGAGGAATTTGAGCAGCTCGTCGTGCGGCGCAGAAAACCTGGAGGAAAGGAGACCAAAAGCCAAGCAGCGTTTGGGCTGCTAATCCACTCAGTGGCTTCTCTCTTTTATTATGACTTTTTATTATATcactgctgctcccctcctggGTTAATATCTTTTCCTTGGAGCCTCGCAGGGATTCTCGGCATCTTTTCAGTACAGCTGTTCCCGGGACGCGGGCAGCAGGAATGCTACGCTTGAGCAACCGCCTTTGTGGCTGCGGGTTTGGGGAGGAGGCTGCGAGCTGCGATACGAGCCCCCATTTCTGAGGCCGATAGGACGGGCTCGCCTGTCCCCCGGGAGGGGGGTCCGGTGGAAAGGCAGGCATgcacgggggaaaaaaaatgctctttaaagCACTCCAGCCAAGTTGGAaagggctgcgggagggggagCGCAGGGGTGCTGTGTGCGTGGTAGGAATGGCACGACAGACCCGAGAGGGCTGTGCCGAGAGCcctgctggggcacagctgagATGAGCCGCGTAGGGCTCCTGTTTTTAGCTGATACCGCAGGAACCGTCCACGTTCCCTGGCCGGCTGCAGGCAGCATCCCTCGCAGAGCGCAGGGGCTCCGCACTGCCCACGCCGTGTCTCCAGCCGCCCTCCTGCCTGGACAAGCCATAAACTTACCACAAACCCCTGCAAAATTGAAACTCTACCAATAAATAGTGAAAAACTCTGGTGTCCCTACTTACCGTGAAAATTAATCCCTCCAAGCCAGCACATAAATaccctgcttctccccaggcaTCCAGCCCTGAGCAGGAAGCGAAGCCGAGTGCCAGCACGCCCCGAAGTaccctgtttcttttctgtgccatATCCTCAGACGTAGCCGTTATTCCGTGTTATTCTTGCATGAGCTGCTTGGACCGAGGAAGGTGCTCGGGGCCGCTGTGTGCTGCATGGCAGGGCTTGTCTCCAGCAGGGTTTCGAGTGAGGTTGGGGTTAGCTGGTTGCACAAACCGCTCTGGATTCCTGGCTAAGAAAACCGTGTGTCTGCCCTGCTTTTGTGGCCATGAGGTTGGTGTCAGAGAGGTGAAAACACAGCTCAAAACCTGTTGGTGAGGACAAACTTCCCCGTCTGGGTGCAAAGCAGCCCCCCTCGTCCTTGTGGGACCATTTGCAAGGACATGGCAGTTGTGCTACAAGCCGCCATTTGCAAGGGCGTGCAAGGGTGGCGGGTGTGCAACAAGCCAAATGGCATCAGTTGAAAAATATGATCAAGCAGTTGTTAAATGCATCCTCCTTGCCCCCATCCTTTGCCCAAAATGTAGCTGGAGCCCACTGGAAAGGAAACCCCCGTTGGCTGCTGGATGCAGCAAGTGCCAGCCATGGCAAGCGCTCCCCCGAGCAGGGAAGTCTTGGAGCTCTCAGGAGCAAGAAAACATTCCAcaggttgttggttttggggttttttttttcctctcccagctgcacaccCTGGGCTGGCGTTTGGTTTGCAGCCAGCGCTGTAggcatagaggaaaaaaatcacaccgGTTTGCACACGTGTTCCAGCTATTATTGAAAGAGAGACCCCAAAGTAAACTGCAAGgcaaggggcaggcaggtggtGAGCTCCTGTCGGGAGCTGCTGCTTAAAAGGTCTTTGTTCGGGCTGCAAACAAACCGCAGTGCTAGACGTGGGCTTTGCAAACCTTCCTGGGAAGGAACCCAAATAACAAAGGGCCAGGACTTTGTTCCTTCTCTCCTAAACAGGTAGGAAAtgtagaaaaagcaaattttagcTGCTGCGTTTAAGTACTTCTGGAAAGCGAATTTGAAATCTACGTTCCACAGGGCTAATTTTGTGTGGACCAGAATGCACGCGGGAACGGTGATATATATGGCTGAAAACTGGCTCCCAGATGCCAAAACCAGGTTCTGGTATGCTGTCCTGGATCCTTCCAGGGTAACATTAACCATGACTTTCTGTAAGCACTTCTACCCTTTCGACTCAGACATTGCAGCGAAGGAGAGAGACGTagatagttttgttttatttttaatacaagtgTGATAGTTTGAAAGTAGTATATATTGGAACAGAGGATGAAGGATCTGTGCCAGCTGCGAGTATTGAGGGTATATTCTCCTTGGGATAAGTACAGGGTGATCTTTCATCTGTGTGCGGTGTAGGCTGTATCAGAATTGAAACCTGCTCCGTTGCGTGTCCCCAGTTACCTCCAGGTTTGAAATTATGGTGATAACGATACTAAAAGAGAGAGTCAAGGTTGCAGCTTCTATATGGGCTTGCAGTTTGCAGCGCTGCAATACAAGCGTCGGCGTGAGCAGGTACGCACGGACGGCTGCGCCAATTCAGTGCTTACCGCAAAGCGTTACTTACCGCTTCCGTTCCTTCAGAGTCTAATCTTTCATCTCCACAACACTTTGACTCCTGCACTCCGGACTTAGGGATAACGGGGAAAAGCTGGACGATGGCCTGGTTTCAGCAGGACGATGGGCAAGAGCCACGGCTCTGACCAGCACGGTCAGCCCCAAGGAGCCCTGAGCAATTTGACGAGCACGGCACCATCCGGCTTGCAAAGATTTCTCGTCTTCTTGCTGCTCTGCCTTGGGAATTTGATCAAGAAACCTCCTGGCGTGAAAGGGCCCGGTGCAAGCGTGGAGCAGCCCATGGGCAcaagcccttccctgcccagccggAGAAGGGACGGCTGTAGCATCTGGATAAAATACCTTTAATTACCTACCGCAGGCTGTGAGCAGAGCCGTTGCACGAGGTGCCGGTGCGGTTAGTGGTTTCTGGATAGCTGAAATCCATTCGCGGGCCCTGGCACCAGGGCAAAGGAGCCCAATAAACGCAGAGCCACCAGCTGTGCCTGAGCCCCTCGCACGGCCGGTGCTGCAGACCCGGCTCTGATCAACCGCAGCTCTCACCCGCTCCCGTCCACGGCCCTGCCAAAGCACCTgcatccttctttttttattagtgGAATAAATTGCCACTTAAAATATCCATTCTCCGTAAGGCCTGGCCCCATTTTAGGCAGCTTTAGCTGAATACTTGCCCTTAAAAAAATTCccccttcctgtctccctgttgAATAAACCTATTATGCATATTCCTTGCAGGTAtccctgcttcttttttccttagggcttttttttttttcactcctcccttctcctctaccCTGTCGTGGCCCATTACAAGCACGTCACCGTTAATGGCGAGGACGTCTTTTTTCTTGTCTCTAGTTTGCTATTGCTCGTACCCTTCGGGGTGTCCCGGGGCGGccatcccgctgccaaattcgggAAGGCAGTGCGGGGTTTATTGCTCGTTTCATGGtgtttaatggtttttttttttttttttacagtcacgACTCCTGGAGCCCAGTAACGATGTGAGGGTCTCAGCTCTCACCCCATTGgtcaaaaatgtcattttctgaagagaaaagctTGAAGCTGTGATGCTTCGAGGCTCAAAATCCAGAAGGGAATGAAACCAGTCTTAGGGTTTTGGGGAGtctgactcatgatttttgaatGCCTGTGGTTGGCAATGCTGCATAGCTGATGTCCCTCAGCACAATACTGCACAACTTCCATGCGAGACTCattccattaaaagaaaaggctttgtacgtttgttttttaatctgtgcGTAGCTAAAATTTCGAACCAAGCGTGACTCGTCTGGAAGCTCCTCCAGGTTCTTGCAGGGACGTGTGCTCTTTGGGGACAGGTAAAATTACAGTCTGCACAGAAAAAAGAGGCTTTTAAAGCCATTGAAACTCTATGGCCATGGCCATACCTGGGGTCACTGTGGTCGCTTGTGGCTTTCAGACTGCCCAGAgatattttttaataggaatCTGATGGCGAGAGCAGCTTGGTGGCTTTGGCTTGTTCAGTTTGACTCAACATTTTGCAAATCTCCATGGATGAAACCCTCACGCTAACATGATATAAATCATTGCTATCCACATTGCATGGAGGCATGCAGAGATGAAGTGCCTTGCCCAACACTGCGCTGTAGGTCACTCTGCAAGGGACCGGGACTGTCTCTAAAGGACACTTTTTTTGGTCTCCTCTTGCTTGTTTTAGTTACCCAGTGGTAGGCCATAGCCACAATTCTCGAGAAGAAGGTAGGGCTGGCTGCCAGGGCCTTTTTGGGGGGCTTCGCCACATTTTGATCCCCCTGGCAATGTCCTGGCTGTGCAGGGACCTCACCCGCCCCGTGGATGGCTTAGATCTGCCCACACCGCTCCGGGCTTGCCTGGAAATAACATGGGTAGCTATGCAGGAGTGTGGAACAGAACGGTCACTTCTGTAGGCagtcttaaaaaagaagaaaatcagctaGTCGTCTCAGCCCCGAGCGAAGATGAAGCTCCTGGGGGATCCTGGGCCAACAGACTCCAGAccatgctcctgctcctcctccagcctggctcTTCTGGACCTGAGCAGGCACTTTGGTGGGGCTGGCTATGACAAAGCCATCCTGTCTGCCATGCCGGCATGAGGGCTGGGCCAGAAAAGGGCTAATTTTGCTGAGAAAGTGGTGCTGGAATGCCACAGCCCTTGGCCGGGCCATGGCTCTGGTTCACCAAGAGCAGGTACCATCCTGTGGTACATCATTCACGGAGGACCTGCTCTGGGGACGTGCTTGGGGCTCGGTGGTGCTGGGCGTCACCTCCAGCAGGTCTGAGGGCTGGTGCTTGGGTCAGGATGGGAAGGTGTCCCACGATGGGGAGCACAGCAAGACGGTCAATGTCTTGTGCCTGGATCAGAGCTTACCATCGCTCTCTGCTCCCGGTCAAGGATGGAAGTCCCTCTACTGCAGCAGAGGCTGCCCTGGCAAAGGGATCACCCCACCCCTCCCTAGGTGAgagagggcctgatcctgcaaaacGCAGAGTGCCTCCGCTcagctgagcagccccagctcccactgaGCAGCGACAGTGCCCGGCCCGGAACTTTGCTGAACACATTTCAGCCAAGGAAACTCCTTTCCTCTGCAGGCACTTCTCTGGCCAAACCAGCAGCCAGTCGCCGGCGACTCTCCCCCGGCTGGAGGAGGTTATTTTGGAGTGTCTGTCGCTCCTTTTATTTGCACTCTGAATTATGCACAGCACCGGTTTGGGATGGaaagcctggcagctgcctgccggCCGGCTGCCGTGTGTCCCTCGGGGAGGCTGTCGGGGTATGAGCCCACCGGCCCCACGCCGCTGCAGGGACGGGCATCGCGCCGGCGGCTCTGAGCATCCTTGTGTGGTGCTGGGAGGTGAATGCGCAACACCGGGACCGCTGGACTGCCTTGCCGAAGTGTGGGgtgtggggagcagggctggctcagGGACCCTCACCCAAATCCTAAATTTCCCTGGGAAAGTCCAATACGAGCCCACAGCGACCGTCCCTGGGTGGGAAAGCCTCTCGCTGTCCATGCAGGTGTATCTTGTCTCAATTTACTCCGAGCCCAAAAGCAGTAAATAACATCTGCAAGTAATTTCTACTGCTTATGCCAAAAAACGGGAGATAAAGAACGCTGTCATCCGAGCCTGGCCGTTGGTGATTAATGCCGTACCTGCCGGCAGCCTCGGCAGCAGCACCCGCGGCCCCGGGGTTTTGGGGTGACGGGAGCAGGGGCCGGTCCAGCCCCACGTTGAAGCCGTGGGGTTTGGCCGATGTGAAGCTGGACGGAGGCTCGTGTTTTGGATCTGCTCTCCGGTGTGTTTTGTTTTCGGGGCTGTTTTTGCTCCCATCGAGGCGATGGCATCGCTCCTGCTGATTTCAcaaggccgggccggggctgcgtaAGCCGCGCTGCTGTGGCCAGGGATAACACTGCGTGATTTATGGGAGCAATCAGTTGCCACTAGGAGCTGGTTAGGAATTTTCCGATGAAACGGGGATTGCGTCAGAAACCGCTGAGTCATCTCaactgtttcataaaaaaaaataaaataaaaaaaatcctttggctTTGATGAACTTTTGGTGAAGCACAGAGACCGAATGCGTCTCGCCTGCTGCCGGCTCCCTCAGCGCTTGCCTCGGGGACAGccttcccccaccctcccgctttctcccccctcccggtgctccccagccccggggcatcCCTGCGGCAGGACGGGGTGCGGGGTCACCTGGGGATGGGGTCTCCTGGGGTGCGACCTCCTGCCAAAGCCCAGGGCTGGCGGGAGCGCTGGGGGGACGCTGGGGCTCGCACGGACCCAGGCTGCTCTGGCGTTTtcaatgtgaaatattttgatgCTTTTAAAACCTCTCGTGTTCAGACTTTTCCCTCCCGGTTGTTCCAAAACGGAAAGGGTTTTCTCCTGCGTGTCTCGGGCTGGgatattttgaaatgcagaagttGGGTGAACTCAAGTGCTAAATTTTCCCAGTGTCCTGGTCACAGCCAACCGATGGAAAATTGAAAGTTGCAAATCAACCTAGCTGGGTAAATTAAAACAGGCTGGCAGACATTTAGCCAAACAGAAAAGGAGACTTCATTTCCCATGTAAATTTTTTGGGACGGATTCTCTGCTCAGCTTCACACTTCACATCCCTGGGAGAACGGGGTCCAAATTCACAACACCACGGACCCGCAGTGATTCCCgcagggtgctgggagctgtgcaGGGATCTGTGCCCCGCAGTGGGGTCGGAGCACACCCTGAGGCCCTGCAGACGGGAGCTCCTGGCCCACGGCAAAAGGTGACAGGGCTGAATGTTGCCACCAAGGGCCAGGAGCGGCCGGTGGCAATAACCACGATAAACTGCCTTGGGTGCAGAGCCAGTGCCATGGTGTGGTGCctcactgggagcactggttttTCCCTGTGCGGGGCAGGGctagaggggaaggaggaaaggccTGAGCTGAATCGTCTCTGGTGCGACGAAGGAAATCGTTCAGGAGGGCTGCTCAAAGCTGCTGAGATGTGACCACCGCGCGTGCAGGGGGGATGTGCTGAGGAATGCGTAGCAATGTGCGTCACCACGTAGGTGAGGTGTCTCATCAACCACATTTTACACGTAAAGACCGCAGAGAACAGACCACGTATATCGTGTATCGGTTACGTACACCGTATAACCGCGTCCTTCTTTATGCCACGGGCTTTTCTCTCTGGCACACACGCAGAGATCAGCTACAATACGTGCACGGCTGTCACTGAGCAGGGGGACTGTTCTCATCCAAAATGGCTCTTCACGTCCACCAAGCCCATTTTCTGCCCACCGCCGTTCTCCCGCGTGGCAGAAAACCGTTTCGAGCAGCACGGCTGACGCCGAGCCTTAGCGAATGACACCAAAAGCACAGGATCAGAGGGGTTCGctttatttttcagcagaaagTGCGATCAAAAACCCGGCAGGCCGTACCCAGCCAGCCCCCCCTGCTCTTCCGCAGGCAGGATGCGGCCGCACGGTGCCTGCGGAGGTACCGGGGGTATTTTGGCCGCCTCGCTCCGTGCCGGCCATGCGGGGGCGggtgggggcgggcgggggcggcaggTACCGTCCCCccgtccgggggggggggagcgcagCAtctcccggggctgccgggggggcccggcgcTGCGCgtgccgggcgggcggcggcggcggggacgcaTGCGtgcgggctgcccccgcccgtgcccccccccccccccggcctcgcCGCAGGAAACCGGCTGGCGGCCGCGGGCCGGCGCCGGGGGAGGCGAGGGGTTAACCGGGGTGGGGGCATCCCGGGCCGAGAGGTGTGAATTCCGCCCGCTCCCCCCCTTCCACGCACAGCCCTGCCGCTATAAGAGCGGCCGGCGCGGGCTGGGGGGAGCCACTGCGGCGGCTCCTCCTCGCTGGAAGCCCCGGCGCTTTTGGCTGCCCTTTGAAGtcggagagggagaaggagggagggagcgagcgtctggggctgccgccgccgccgctgctccgcgccgccgctACCGCCCGGCCCCGGAGCatcgccccgcccggccccgccgcctccaggtacggcccgtcccggccccgcgggggtcGGACCCTtcgctccccgctgcccgctccgctgggggccgagccccggcagcgctgcccggcgcggctctcccgcccgccgccacgcCGGCatcgccctcccgccgccggcaggTCTGCGGGCTGCCGCGGGGCTCCCTCCGGTACCGGCTCCGCGATGCTCGTCGGCGacatccctccccccccttctttaatttttcttctatttaaacaTGCAGCTCTGACCGCCTCTAGGATAAACTCTGAGCGAGCTCTGTTACTGGCTTTGAGTCAGAAGTGTCTGGAAGCCTTAATGAAAACCAAGTGTAAGGCAAGTCTCAGCCACCTGTCCCCGGGATCCCCAGCCAAGCGCTCTGGGCTTCCATTAATCAATGGATCTGCCTCTTGGAAAGTGTCTTTTGCATGCTGGACCTCTACCCTGGGGCGACCGCAAAGCGGAGCTGGGGACCTGGAAGCCCTCTGGTAATTTCTCTAAGCCAGATACCAAAGCCGTGCTGGCATCGCCGGCAATTCTGCGTTTCCAAAACTGCTACAAAAGcccttgcaagaagaaaaaaaggggtagGAAAGAAGCTCTTTATGTTGCAGGTCTGCagtcctgccctctctccccaggaGCAGCACCTCTCCCACTTCCCTGCTTCCCAGAGATACTGTCTAGTTACTTTTCAAGGGAAATTAGCTTAggggagaatattttttttttttctttttcttacagacATGAGCTGCTTTGATTGCCTGGAAGCATGATTTCCTGAAACCTGCTCCTTTCTGGCTCTTGCAGTGAGGTTCACAATAAAACGTATTGTGGTTTTGAGCTgggttttatttaagaaaatgccATTCTGGGTTACTCTTTCATGAGGCAGATGGAGAAGGAGATGAAAGGCTGACACTTGGGATACttcatttctgctctttaatTGTGGGTGGTTTCTTTTCTATAAGAGCAGGCTTCTTCCCTGGGAATTTGTGGGAATTAGAGTGgaacaaatgaaaacaggaaaaataatggctgttaattgcatttttttgtttatgaagCCTTTCATCTCATTCTTCTAGGAACAATTCTGTAAATGGGGATATTTAAATGCACTACTCTTATAGATCCAGGGACACTTCTTGTTACTCGCTGCCTCTTGTGCAGTGCTTGCTTCGGTGTAAGCCACGCTCTCGTCCAAGACAGGCTTGGAACCTCAGCTCGCACTGGTGGTATCAGGTGCAGCCACTGGGAACCAGTGCAAAGTTGTGGTTTGGAAGATAGCAACCGAGATGGGATGTGAACCTGTACTGTGTTAATGCTTCCACTAATTAAATATAACTTCAGGATCAAGCCCTTGCAGTCGCTGGTGGTTGGTGTCGCTTAGCTGACCGGGAGTGCTGAAGGAGTGTGCTGTGTAACCCAGGCTGCAAAGCAGCCCCTGCTCTCGACGGGCCCTGGGGCTGAATGGGAGTTTTGCTTAGCGTGGTGTTTGGTTGCTTTGTAGGATGAAGATATCTAAGTGGAGGTGGAGCAGCATCTCCATCAGTGCGCGATCCCAGCTGAAAGGCACCCTGGCCCTTCTTCTTGTGGGCAACGTTGCCTTTGCCTTTGTGATAGCTCAGGTAAGCGCGTCGCCttgctggggggtccctgggctttAAAATGGCGTGGTGTCTGGGATGGGTCACCCCTGGGACTTGTAGGACTGGTCTGTGCATGCATCAGGTCTCCAGCAAGTGTGAGGACATATGACTTGGCTTAGCTCTTTAGTCTGGACTTAAATTGTACCTTCTGTGTCTAAGAGCGTGCACAGATCACTTCCAGCACTCTGAAAAGCCATGCCCTGCTCTTGGGTGAGCACCGCTTCCTCAGTCCCTGCAGTGGTTGGAGCTTTCATTTACTTTGCATGGAATATTATTATCCCTTTCCCAGTAAATACAGAATTAATAGAACTCCCCTAACCAGCAGGTGATTCTGGATGGAAAAATACATCCctccccctgcaacgagcagtaGCTGGGACCCCCCGGGAGGTTCTGCGCCCCTTGTGAAGGGATGCGAATGCCTTACCGAGCGCAGGCGTGTGGCGGTGACGCTGCCGGTGGAGCAGCTCCTTTGCCCTCTGCGTGGTCACACTGCTGCCTGCCATGGCtgaggggtgggaggtgggggtgtCAAGGACCCTCCTGAAGTGACAAACCTGTACTTGCAAAGAGAGCGCAtgggctcctccagcctgctAGCATCGGCTGGCATGCTGTCCCACTGCAGAGTGGTTTTGCAAGGGTTTGCTTAAGCTTTCAGTGAAGCTTTTGGCTGCAGCTGGCTCTTCAGCTCCCTGAATTCGCTGCGGAGCAGGAGTCAGAGAGCACCAAAAGACTTTGAGGGTTTAGGGTTGTTTGGGAGCTCGGTTTTGCCAACTGAGCGAAACAATGAACGCTTCCTTTCCTGAGGAATCCCAAATATTGCCATTTCATTCcaatttgtaatgaaaacacaATTGGAAAAATGCGGGGTTTCTTGCAAGATGGAAGTCTCAGGCTTGACCtcagatggagaaggaaatgccCTGTTCGCTCAGGGCAGGCTGGGCGGGGGATGCCCTCGGCCCCCCCGCGCAGGCTCTGCGGGGCCCATGCTGACGGCCGCTTCTCTCCCCCACCTGCCTGATGCTTCGAGCAGGACCTGACGCAGACCTCCAACAGCCTGGAGGAAGGGGCGGACGTCACCGCGTACTGGTGGGGCGAGTGGACCAAGTGGACGGCGTGTACCAGGACCTGCGGGGGAGGCGTCAAGTCCCAGGAGAGGCACTGCCTGCGGCAGAGGTACGGTGCCC encodes:
- the MYMK gene encoding protein myomaker — encoded protein: MVFPCRAAPAALTQAWRGGRGGVSPWGASKPTVLTHCAPRSDTQHKACKDDIPLRSFRNTRGDIGGAEHLPLGAAGCVKNFAVGERQERRGRLRRRQQLFPARSPPGHTGHLNFKAHSPRLFSPPSPSSSQRPRLWEPLAREAPMGSLVAKLLLPTISTLVFLPTISIAAKRRFHMEAMVYFFTMFFVAIYHACDGPGLSVLCFMRYDILEYFSIYGTALSIWVSLMALAEFDEPKRSTFVMFGVLTIAVRIYHDRWGYGVYSGPIGTAVLVITVKWLQKMKEKKGLYPDKSVYTQQIGPGFCFGALALMLRFFFEEWDYTYVHSFYHCALAMAFVLLLPKENKKAGSAGTPARLDCSTLCCCV